The segment GTGTAGCGCTAAATTTCTACTTTCCCCCATACTTTATATCCTTACGTCATACGACAATGCTAAACAATTCAATAcagaattataaaatattggtaatacttttttatttcacaaaagTTGTATACAATACCAGCCGTAAGATTAATGGAGCATGATAGGAAAAATTACTTATGGTATGAAAACGATTTACAATTATTTACCGTTATACACCCAACCTGCAATAATAAAGTTACGAAAACATCGTGCAGAAATACAGTCCCATAAATTATGTTTCAAACAACAATTTGTACCCAGTTGTATGCAATCGCGCGTCTAAACGTGTGCTTGAATATAAAGCTTGCAACGATATTTTTGCACATTAACATACCTATTCCATAATTTACTCCATATGCATCGCTTCATAATCTACAAAATTACTATCCATGTCTAAATAGATCTGATCCTGCTGTATTAaacagaaagaagaaaatgaataTCGTATTTCAGGTGAGCCCTACAATTTCTGACCTCTGCATGGTTCtattaaattctaaaaaattgttccaGAGCGGAGACTGAAGTGCGTACGGCACTGCATCGGGCACAAGCAAACTCGATGCCATGCAGCCGGGCAGAAGGGAAGAGAGAAGGGTATAGTAGAGACGAGTACAGAAATGAAGAGAGGGCGGGGGGAGTTGTGAATAGTCGGGTAGGGATGCCGGCCGTTGGCGGTGGAGGGACACGGTTGATCCTGGTTGCGCACGACCTAAGGTTAGTGCGAGATCGAGCGAGCACACCCAAACGAGAGGGAAAGAGTGAGGGAATACAAGAGGCCTCGGCAACGATGCATTACTGTCCGAGTACGtgtggcaacgtcgcaaaaGGCTTCACGGACGCCAGGCAATCCACCAACACACGAAGTGCACGGAGAACGGCAGACCAGAGAAGGAAAGAATCCCGTTTTACCGAGTTGGAGGAGATAGAGAgaagggaggggagggggccAAACACCACGCCAGAGAGAACGATAGAGCTACCGAGTCTTAAGCAGGCTACGAAGTTTTCCACCGATCTCTTGGGATTTCAGAAAAACGTTTAGCGCATTTCCAAATGCATATGTTTATACGCGCACGGAGAGATGCGTCTCTTGTCCATCCCGACGCGATGCGTTGCGCGCGTTGCTGCCGCATGCTCGGCTGTTTTGCCAGCGTATATTGTATGATTATTGCATTGTATGATGAATAAAAACGGACCTTGGTTAATAATCTTTGGATGTCGACCTGAAGTcaatatattctttttaaagtattataatAACTTTTAGTAACCTATAGGATCGTACAAAATGATTTCACATAACAAAGAACGAATGGTAATAGTATTCGGAATTCAAAGGGCTTTACCCCAAAACTATACTCGATTAAAGCACAAGTTCAACACGTATATGAACGAATCTAGTAATATTTAGGGATCCGCCTAGTGACGAAGCGTTCAACTATTCCTTTATTCTTCACGATCACGCGATCGTAtcgcattctgtaaattttacaTGTGCTCGGAGACGAGCGGAATATGATGTCTGGGAAACGGAGCCCGGGCACCGGGAACCCAGGGGCGCATGCAGCGCGCAAATCGATTTCTGTACCATTCCTTGATTATCGATACATTTTAACACGATTCCTCTATAGAAATCACGCTCCTCCTCTTCTGTTGTTCTCTTGGTGTGAACGTGCACTGCGTATCACAAAGTCTCTAAATATTGCTAATCGATAcgttatgctcgttttgctGAGAAGCAATAACAGAAGTGGAACTATAAAACAATAACACTGATTACTCTCGATGGGCGAAAGGGTGTGGCAGCGCCATTGAGTCGTTACACGCAGGAATAGAGCAAGTAGTGGGATAATACGTGCGAATGCGTATATCTTGTACGCGTGAAtgtatgcgcgcgcgcgcgcgcgcgagcacaCGTGTGTACGTGTATGTGAATAAgcgagaaagaaagaaggaacgATAGACAGGGAAAGAATAAAAGCGCGAAAGAAACGGAGAGGGACAAGAACCGTGGCGAGTATACGAAAAGAGAAACAAAAATggaagagggaaagagaaagagggagaaagagggagaaggaggTAGAAGTGGCGGAAACTCGGTGCGGTGGAGTGCGGATGGGAACAAGGATGAACCACCTTAAAGGGGATAGCATGAATCATAAGTAATCAATATTATACCTGcgaccgatatagaaaaatttttcagCGGCTTGCATAAGTGTTCCAGCacttaaaataatttcattcaATTTCTCAACGATACACATGCAAACCATTCATATTCTATTTTATGCGAAATAATGTTAAACACAAACGCAAGTTCGGCAAGTGAAGTAACAAGTTACTTGTTTCATACAAGGTAACTGTTATATTTTGGGGGTATGACATACCTATATAACTTTTTAATATCTTAATTTCATCGTAGAGCATAATTATAGGCTTGTGTGGTGAGGTCAACTTTCTGTAAAATGCACGATTGCAGAGCCTACATTTATCGATATTGAGAGAGGTTTTGTTGATATTAAATGCAAGCTTTGGCaactattattatttattataaaattttggtAAATCAATCAATTCAGTTTGTTATACTTACGAGAATAAATAATATTGGGATGGTATGCTATCTAGCGCTGTAACTTATATTTCGTGAAAAAAGAagctaaaaaaatataacagtacGAATGAATTAAGAAAGTACAAATAAATcaccaataaaaaaaattcattattttgaatAGTTTCACCTGCTACTAATTCTAGATTCTACGTACATTGGTACTAAGAACAGTGACCTCTTTCTTATGTTTTGTTACATATCACTTTATACGAACTCTATAGACAACGTAAATTTCAATTATTCCATTATAACGAAGATTTCAGTTCGTTAGTAACACTATTATTATACCTACAGTTTTTCGTTGTGTACGTAGCACCAGACACATCTATATAGGATAATATAACCTACAGTGCTCAAGAAGTTCCCGTCTAATTTTGCATTTTGATCAATGGTATTTTTCTTCTCTATCTTTAATGAATTCATAGTTGCAAAATTTGCTTATTATGATCTTGTTCGTTGCATTTTTTCACTTAATCGCTGTACTTTTCATATTTATTGTATGATACACAGCCAGATACCcgaaagtaaaaaagttgtagGGTGCAAGATGTACTTACGATGTATTTAAGTACGTCTAACCTAAATTACGTGGTAAATTGATAAAAGTCGTTTATCGCATTTTACTTCTAAGTGTGTGAAATTTGCAAAGTGTTAAATAGGAAATtctgttaaaatatatatttcgaaaTTAACCATAACTGTTTCATTATTGATAAAAGCTATCAATTAGTAACAATCGCATATAGACAAAACCTCATTGGTTACAATATTAATCCTCCGTTTACAAGTTTAGTCCTTTAATTCCTATGAAGAAAAGTAGAGAAAGAATGCATGTTCCTTTATTTGTCTTCTCGTCTCTTTTCATAAGCACTGTAAGCTTCGTCAGACTTGtatacattttatattattctatTAAAATCGCAAATAACTTGTAATACATTGCagtcatttttcacttttcCCTCATCTTCAATTATTGGTATATTGGTAATgaacagggttgccagatcttcggcattcagtCGGAGTCTCAGGTTCTGAACCGTTGCCTCCAGCCTCAtgcaggcacaataaaaatctccggcagaatagagaatattagcgaattcgaCAGGCACGCACTTGCACTGGTGTAGCATgtcatacaaaaataaaacactattaaaatctgtaacaaattctaataattcttttattattattattattactcctttataaaaagtcattattataatgaattttagatgtctgttttcttattggcccttttttttctctcactcCTACCCCCCCCCCACTGCAATCCTCAACGAACTTGAAATCTCCAGCAAAAGATCAGGCCTGATTTGGCAACCCTGGCTAATGACATACCATGTGTAATATAATACGAATtgtaattaataagaaaataattcggTTGACAACTGAAGTAGAAAAGAACAAATGTTAATTGCTTGTCAATGATTTCGGAATCTTTAGCTCCTAAAAAAGTGAAAGTAGTAAGTACGAACAGACACCATCAGCGTTTCGTACATAGGACACAAATTATAATACAACTGCAAattgttatattatatctgTTAAGTAAATAGTTTATTGATTTAATACTTAGTGTTCTACAAGCTTAACGCGTAATTTGTACCATAAAATAACCACTTTCAAGAAGCCATGTCTATTTTTGTGTTAAATCGTAACGGTTGACTCGAATCTAATAAACCAAACATTCTGCACAATGCGTTCATAGCAGCCACGTCTTTCGCCTCTTCAATGGTTTGCCCAAATCCTGAAACCATTATCTGTTAGTTACAAGACATTTACAATTATCGCCTTTGGTATTAATCTAAACTTTTACCTGAacctaaaaattgtttattcgaataaactgcAATTTCATAAGCAGACAGAATAGTATTTGTTCCGGCATGCCCAATCATTCTTGGCTCCACAGTTGTTCCTCTCTCTTTAGAAATGATATCGTTTAACATCTCAAATGGATTAGGTGGACTCCAAATCTCGCTCAGATCTTTTTCTGCTAATCCCACTATCAGAAAATCTCGAACGAAAGTACTAGTGTGATCGATATCGACACTTTCGGCAAGCGCTCCTACAAGCGCTAAAAATGTTCTAGCCAATGTTTCCTCTGTTGGGGGGTGATCCTGAACATGAAATAAAAAGCTGGAAATGAAGTGGTGCACCGCATAATACGTGCAACATTCAGCACATTCGTAAGCAGAAATACGATTCATATATACAAACAGCGGCCAGAATAATATCCTTCGTTCCAATATGTAAAGCTGCCTCTGCCAGAACCTTTTGAGACATGAGGTAATTGTGGAGCGACCTGACACAGAATTTTATTTAGATACACTTACagagaataattttataaaatattccagGAATAGTACATCGAAATAATTCATATTCAATGTATCTTTATACGTACAGAATTACGGATACAGGAACATGTGGTAAAGATGTATTTAAGTAGTTGTACACAGCCTTAGAAGTTATTCCTCCTCCACTTTCGATCAAATCTTCATTATGTTCTATATCGAGCTTAGGCTCCTGTATTCCCATTTCTTTTTGCTTCTGTTCTTCTCTGAATATGTACGATTTATGTACAAATGCTCGACTCaatttttcaggttgaaaattTTCCGAAAGCCTCTGATTAAATGCATACAGTTCCGCGTCTCTATTCCAGTCGATGAAAGTACTGCGGTTAGGTATAGGCTGAGGAGGTAATTTCTTTTTTCTACTGGTTATTTGTACTTGAGTTGGAGATACCCATCGCTTAAAGTACCTGCAACCTATGCTTAcaattaaaatatgtaaaatacaataaaaatttcaataaaagttTTACCCTCGTAATTCACAGACTTTATGTTTGTCAGATTGTTTAAACACAAACGTAATCTATTCATTTTTCCGTGTTGTAAACTGTATAGAGTAACAATAAAGTGAGGTTCTTTTTAAAGATATTGCTTttgaatatagtaaaatattGTCCGCttgtatttcaaatataatctAATACATTGTGACCTCTTagatatttttctactttttatatattatgGCATTTACAGTAATGAACAACTTGCAATTGTAGAAAATCAACATAACACAGGATAGGTTACTTCAGGTTATTTTTTGTTTAGTTTATGGTGCGTATATATGCATGTGTGTTTGACTAGGGGTGTTCGATTTcgattcgattcttcagaaaatcgattcttttggttaaaagatcgatcttttgaatcgattctttggtatccGATTTTCTCCAGAATCGATTTTTGATGTAAGAAtcgacaatcgattttttgccgTCCGGGGCAATTAATTGCCACTagtgaaaggaccaatcaaaCTGCTTTTTGCGTAGGTTTTCCTGGTCTTATACGTTTTTCGCTATTTATAAACGATTCCCACAAAATTTATACAGGATTcgcgccaaatttataaacgattcttaTGTTCTGGATGATTTTGGACAGTTCTGGATCTTTCTTTACCATTCTTCTATTTGGGGCCAATTTCGCCGGGAAATcgtaaggaatcgattgacatcacttttgcaaagatctgattagaaatgcagaATTCGAGATTCATCACTGTTCAGTGCGCAACATTGtaagtagggtagatgtcccaattaccgtgctatgacgccgacttgctcgcgatcgaattaattactgacttcccttactttaattttgcttggtgaaaatttatattggtgttttgaacttttctctttattaaggcattttttcgggttgaaaatgttaatttttcatatttttttaattgaaataaaaatacatgtttttatcccaattaatgaaacaaaaatgTAACAAGTATCAACTGAAAgcagtaaaataataattgatcatattgaattaataaaactattatattttataggtatgtatttattttttacgttgTTTCTTACCGTTATTACTAGCTAAATGCACATGTTCAGATAAATAGATATTACACACAATTAGAATAGTAtgacaaaaaacgttttttattaactttcaaatatattttttttaaaaatgtgttgcAATTAAGATCAGTATAATTGACAGAGTTAAAAACCAGCGGGAATAGATGAAAATGGCGGGCCAGTCAACAGTGGCCTTCttcttctatatatatatatatattttttagtgTGTTAGCCGCGGCCACAGAAATCGACAGACGCGTCCTCTATAAGCGTATTGAGGAAACTTTTCATCATAGGAGGATGTATATTACTTCCAAGCGGTCCTCCAATTGGGACCCACGGTCCAACCATTAATGGTCTCGGTTGAAAATTCTGAGCAAAGAAATGAATGAGTTTTATATCATGGCTAAATTATCGCATTTTTATGTGAATAAAGTACCTACTCCATAATAAATAGGAACAGGAATTGGTCCAATATAACGCACTGGGGGGACCCTTTGTTCTCTAGGTCTATCTCTTTTTCTGGATCTATCTGTTTCCCTCCAGTCTCCAGAATGATCTCTGGGCCGCTCTCGATGTTCTCGGTAAAATCTCTCAGCATCTTTCCGCTCTCTACTATAATTTTGCTCCCtatgtaaataatgtaatagtTTGGTGAAATACAATTGAAAGAAATGTAATGTACGCGGATACATGATAGTGTAATAATAGCGTTTACCTATCACTTCTGTAACTTCCTTTATCTTCATGTTTAGAATCGACATACCTAAAAGAGGGTAAACAAATTagcaaaaaatttaatttcttaaacaatttTAGATTATACATTAACACATTTAGAATAGCAAGTTGTTGTATATGGTTTTCACTTATGTTTATATTGCAATACTTAGTGTATAATCCAGGCACGAACCTGGGGTGACGGAACCACGCGTGCCTAGGACTGTGACTTCGGGTTCTTGTAGGACTCAAGGACGTCAAATGCCTTTTCAACGTTTTCCACTTGTTTTCTAAACATTCATATATCCATATTTGCGAAACAGTAGTTGTAATAAATCTTAgcaatttgaaataataaacatacctgaattttccaaattcacaGTTACAACACTACGATGTTCCTCAACTTCTTCTGTTTCACCTATTGCTCtctttatttcttctctatcaAATATCGGCTTGGATCCCTCTCCTACAGTTAagtttagtaaatttaataatagaaaagcaATCATATGTAAAAATCGGGAAAGCATTTAAGCAAACTAGCAGCTGTGACAGATCTTGAAGATATTAACGTCGCTACTCAGAGAAACAGACTCGCTCTGAACAATTGTGAGCCAAGTCATTTCGTATTATCAATTTTAAAttggttaaataaattgttgttaatttatatgattttatatacTAAATGTACAAATTTGCTTTTCTTGGTCATATATAACGagtattttacataattaaaaatggcgtacaatttttttaagtggcAGATATATgaagagaaatttattttttataattgtaattattatgacattgttttaataaaacTCTAACTCTAAATATTCTGTAGCAActgataatttttcatttataatgtaatattttcttttctttttcacatagcGTATACAAATcgcattaaataatttttcaaaagaatGTAGCTAAATTCttgcaaaatttattacaaaaatataaacatatcgATACGCCTTTCAATATAATTCAAAGTAGTTTAATTTGTGTGTAGAGGACTCATGATTCCACAATAAAATCTTCCGGGATGGTTCATATTTCCCAGGACGAGTAAGTAGTAATCTTCCAGTTCACTGAATCGCAATTTCAAGCTTTCGTGATATTCACTCTATATACAATGCTTTGGAACGCACACCTTTCAAACTAACTAAATTAAGTCTATGAGTACTCATACTTTATATAGAAAGTACCTATTTTCCAATTGTAGTTATTTATTTAgtgcaataaaataaaagatgaataagaataagaaataccacactatgcaaaaattttgaaaaattctaagATTTAATTTCTGATTTCGTTTCTTCCAGTGTTGTAGCCTAATGTTTCACTATACCTCTTTAGTTGTTGAATGTCAACATTTAAAACATCTTTCAAGACGCGAAAATCTTCCAGTTGGTCTACTTTTAGTAAataaagcatttaaaaaaaaaatttaattggacATGCACACATTCCCAAAACCAGAACACaaggagaatgcacaaaacgtgTTTGAACTACGTTTTTGGGGGGGAAAAGTTAATTTGTATCAAAATATATTATAagcttattcttattatattcaTTATAGCAGTTAATATAGCAGAAGCATAATTCTTTGTGCAAGCTCgtaagaaacaaaaaatactgTACATAAAGCAACAAGCAAGAGATACGTTAAGCATAGCAATCTTAAAAcagtcaaagtaaaaaaaaattgtgcttacATATTGCACATTATGCAATCAATACAGTGATCCAACGTTGTATTCCAAATTTGCTATATCCTGGGCGAATCAAAAACACGTTATTAATTTGATGAATaaagttgagaaaattcttaaatattacaGGGGACACAGTATGACCGTAAAAACCAGAATCTTCATAACTGTAGAAATCAGTGACTGGGATTCCATTCTTCAAATGTAGCACTTGGtaaagtgaaaaagtggaaatatatatgtatgtattatcgataatacatttaaacagaaactaaatttgttgatcaagattTCTACAAAACCCCAGAATCATCTTCCATGTTGAGCTTATTTTCCTTTGTGGTGCTTGTTCGCTGAATGACTGAAAATTCTTAAGTTACGGTAAAAAAACAACACGTTACCCTCTCTTCTTTTAAGCATCACATCTTCCTTGTTGGGTATATCCCGCTTGAGTTCATTGGTAGATACTCTTCCAGGAATGTTTCTACGAATATCTACTTTGATTTTGCGAAGTTCTATTGAACTAATTTTTGTGCCTTCAGATCCTTTAAATAAGGGCATTCTACCACTTGATGCTTCAAACCTGAAGtgcagaataaaattatttgtatATATGATTTAATACTTGCGACTTACtacaatttaatattttgattGCTTCTTGAAGCATATTGTTTTATAGTATACAACtgtattgaaaaattatatcaactaaatttgatattttttacacAAGTTATCACTTTATAAGTGTACTTTTCTGGATATAGCCAAaaacatatttaatttaaatatatccaTCCGAAGATACGACAGGAAATTCCACGACCTGACGATGAAATGTTAAAATTGTTCTTTGTCTATGAAATCCTCCAAAATGGGACACTGCGCCTACTTCAACAGTTAACAATTAAAGACAGTTTATACTTACTTTTTAGAAAGTACAGTATCTTCAGGTCTATGATGCGCAGAAGTTCTTCTATATCGACTAGGTGGAGATTCACTTCTACTTCTACGAGGTCCGTTGCATCTTCCTTCGGGAAATGCTAAGCTCATATTACGAGCGCGTTGTATCTCATACTCCATGatcatttttcttttcagtCTCTTATGCCTGTCCATTTTTTCTTGTTCTATCATCCATTCGCGTCTACGCTGTCGCCTCTCTTCTTCCGTTCTTGCACGAAGAAACGCGTCACTATCTTCATTTCGCGAGGGCTTAGGTTTTTCATCATCATGCGAATTCCTCGATGTATGCCGTTTCATTCCTACAACGCAGCAGAGACAGATTATATTACGTATCAAAGAATTTTCTACTTGGTTAGCCAAACGCAAAATTTGAATAGGTTTGTACTTTATTCCGAATTGCAGTAAAAGAAATTACCTCGTTATCACGCAGAAAAATGAGCAATGAACAGAATAACCAGTAAATACAAGCATAAGAATTAAACGTACGAGTATTATATGTAAATTTTAAGACGGAAACGCCTCGCACACCCGCTCACTTCCCCAAATGCAGGCAAATGCAGCCAATTGCAGCCAGGAACCCGGGCAACGTTTTGCAAGGGCCGGATGTTCCGCGGAGGGGGTaacacaggagtggtggtaatgtgtgcgccaGACGCCATGGCGGGAAACAAACCCGGCTTCGCGTTGACGCCACgtgctggcttggcgctggcgtcggctcACGCACatattaccaccactcctgtaagTGTTTCTCCCTCCACCAGCGTAGCTAAAGCCCGCCGAACCATGCCGGGAACCCTGAGTGAGGCCAATTGCAGTAGAGACActatgggcggtattctcagtcgctacttattcttaagcaaatgcttgaTCATTCGGTAtcttttactagctac is part of the Andrena cerasifolii isolate SP2316 chromosome 1, iyAndCera1_principal, whole genome shotgun sequence genome and harbors:
- the LOC143377106 gene encoding uncharacterized protein LOC143377106 isoform X5, whose amino-acid sequence is MRQRLKSVIRAKGMKRHTSRNSHDDEKPKPSRNEDSDAFLRARTEEERRQRRREWMIEQEKMDRHKRLKRKMIMEYEIQRARNMSLAFPEGRCNGPRRSRSESPPSRYRRTSAHHRPEDTVLSKKFEASSGRMPLFKGSEGTKISSIELRKIKVDIRRNIPGRVSTNELKRDIPNKEDVMLKRREGEGSKPIFDREEIKRAIGETEEVEEHRSVVTVNLENSENKWKTLKRHLTSLSPTRTRSHSPRHAWFRHPRERKDAERFYREHRERPRDHSGDWRETDRSRKRDRPREQRVPPVRYIGPIPVPIYYGNFQPRPLMVGPWVPIGGPLGSNIHPPMMKSFLNTLIEDASVDFCGRG
- the LOC143377106 gene encoding uncharacterized protein LOC143377106 isoform X2 gives rise to the protein MKRHTSRNSHDDEKPKPSRNEDSDAFLRARTEEERRQRRREWMIEQEKMDRHKRLKRKMIMEYEIQRARNMSLAFPEGRCNGPRRSRSESPPSRYRRTSAHHRPEDTVLSKKFEASSGRMPLFKGSEGTKISSIELRKIKVDIRRNIPGRVSTNELKRDIPNKEDVMLKRREGEGSKPIFDREEIKRAIGETEEVEEHRSVVTVNLENSENKWKTLKRHLTSLSPTRTRSHSPRHAWFRHPRYVDSKHEDKGSYRSDREQNYSRERKDAERFYREHRERPRDHSGDWRETDRSRKRDRPREQRVPPVRYIGPIPVPIYYGNFQPRPLMVGPWVPIGGPLGSNIHPPMMKSFLNTLIEDASVDFCGRG
- the LOC143368788 gene encoding uncharacterized protein LOC143368788: MSPTTTTTTTTTNDERVADRPTPHSHTLRAETEVRTALHRAQANSMPCSRAEGKREGYSRDEYRNEERAGGVVNSRVGMPAVGGGGTRLILVAHDLRLVRDRASTPKREGKSEGIQEASATMHYCPSTCGNVAKGFTDARQSTNTRSARRTADQRRKESRFTELEEIERREGRGPNTTPERTIELPSLKQATKFSTDLLGFQKNV
- the LOC143377106 gene encoding uncharacterized protein LOC143377106 isoform X3, which translates into the protein MRQRLKSVIRAKGMKRHTSRNSHDDEKPKPSRNEDSDAFLRARTEEERRQRRREWMIEQEKMDRHKRLKRKMIMEYEIQRARNMSLAFPEGRCNGPRRSRSESPPSRYRRTSAHHRPEDTVLSKKFEASSGRMPLFKGSEGTKISSIELRKIKVDIRRNIPGRVSTNELKRDIPNKEDVMLKRREGEGSKPIFDREEIKRAIGETEEVEEHRSVVTVNLENSENKWKTLKRHLTSLSPTRTRSHSPRHAWFRHPREQNYSRERKDAERFYREHRERPRDHSGDWRETDRSRKRDRPREQRVPPVRYIGPIPVPIYYGNFQPRPLMVGPWVPIGGPLGSNIHPPMMKSFLNTLIEDASVDFCGRG
- the LOC143377106 gene encoding uncharacterized protein LOC143377106 isoform X4; its protein translation is MRQRLKSVIRAKGMKRHTSRNSHDDEKPKPSRNEDSDAFLRARTEEERRQRRREWMIEQEKMDRHKRLKRKMIMEYEIQRARNMSLAFPEGRCNGPRRSRSESPPSRYRRTSAHHRPEDTVLSKKFEASSGRMPLFKGSEGTKISSIELRKIKVDIRRNIPGRVSTNELKRDIPNKEDVMLKRREGEGSKPIFDREEIKRAIGETEEVEEHRSVVTVNLENSENKWKTLKRHLTSLSPTRTRSHSPRHAWFRHPSRERKDAERFYREHRERPRDHSGDWRETDRSRKRDRPREQRVPPVRYIGPIPVPIYYGNFQPRPLMVGPWVPIGGPLGSNIHPPMMKSFLNTLIEDASVDFCGRG
- the Mrpl44 gene encoding mitochondrial ribosomal protein L44 isoform X1, with the translated sequence MLIFYNCKLFITVNAIIYKMNRLRLCLNNLTNIKSVNYEGCRYFKRWVSPTQVQITSRKKKLPPQPIPNRSTFIDWNRDAELYAFNQRLSENFQPEKLSRAFVHKSYIFREEQKQKEMGIQEPKLDIEHNEDLIESGGGITSKAVYNYLNTSLPHVPVSVILSLHNYLMSQKVLAEAALHIGTKDIILAADHPPTEETLARTFLALVGALAESVDIDHTSTFVRDFLIVGLAEKDLSEIWSPPNPFEMLNDIISKERGTTVEPRMIGHAGTNTILSAYEIAVYSNKQFLGSGFGQTIEEAKDVAAMNALCRMFGLLDSSQPLRFNTKIDMAS
- the LOC143377106 gene encoding uncharacterized protein LOC143377106 isoform X1 — translated: MRQRLKSVIRAKGMKRHTSRNSHDDEKPKPSRNEDSDAFLRARTEEERRQRRREWMIEQEKMDRHKRLKRKMIMEYEIQRARNMSLAFPEGRCNGPRRSRSESPPSRYRRTSAHHRPEDTVLSKKFEASSGRMPLFKGSEGTKISSIELRKIKVDIRRNIPGRVSTNELKRDIPNKEDVMLKRREGEGSKPIFDREEIKRAIGETEEVEEHRSVVTVNLENSENKWKTLKRHLTSLSPTRTRSHSPRHAWFRHPRYVDSKHEDKGSYRSDREQNYSRERKDAERFYREHRERPRDHSGDWRETDRSRKRDRPREQRVPPVRYIGPIPVPIYYGNFQPRPLMVGPWVPIGGPLGSNIHPPMMKSFLNTLIEDASVDFCGRG
- the Mrpl44 gene encoding mitochondrial ribosomal protein L44 isoform X2 codes for the protein MNRLRLCLNNLTNIKSVNYEGCRYFKRWVSPTQVQITSRKKKLPPQPIPNRSTFIDWNRDAELYAFNQRLSENFQPEKLSRAFVHKSYIFREEQKQKEMGIQEPKLDIEHNEDLIESGGGITSKAVYNYLNTSLPHVPVSVILSLHNYLMSQKVLAEAALHIGTKDIILAADHPPTEETLARTFLALVGALAESVDIDHTSTFVRDFLIVGLAEKDLSEIWSPPNPFEMLNDIISKERGTTVEPRMIGHAGTNTILSAYEIAVYSNKQFLGSGFGQTIEEAKDVAAMNALCRMFGLLDSSQPLRFNTKIDMAS